CGATAATGTCGTTTCAGGGCGGGCCCTGGCCGGTTCTTATCTGGGCGACCGCAGCCTGTTGCTGGCAGATTGGCGGGAAGGTGCCGCTCCGATTTCGGTTTCACTGCAAAACCGACGGTCGGCGACGAGTCCGGATATTTACGCCAAGGACGCGAAATTATGGTTAACTTGGCCGGTTGAAGCTGGCGTGCTTCTTAAGAATTAAGACATCATCCCGGGTTAGGGTTGCCTAATGCCGCACCGCAGCGTAAAGACTTAACATGCTTTATCATGCCATCGAGGCCCAATATCTGGCCCTGACACCGTTCCGGCTTGCCGCCGATACTTGGCGCGATCTGCTGGCACATCCCCACAACCCGCTTTCCGAGACCACGCTGCTGCGCGCGGGTGCCGCGGCCTGCGAGATCATCGGGCGCGCGACCCGGCGCCATGGGCGGCCGGAATTCGGCATCACCACGGTGACGGTCGATGGCGAAGCGGTGCCGGTACGCGAGAAGCTCATTCACGGCGAGCCCTTCTGCCGCCTGGTGCAGTTCGAACGCGTTCTTGCCAAGCCGCGCAAGGATCCCAAGATCCTGCTGGTGGCGCCTCTTTCCGGCCATTTCGCCACATTGGTGCGCGACACGATCGAAAGCCTGCTCACCAGCCACGACGTCTATGTCACCGACTGGCAGGATGCGCGCGAAGTACCATTGAGCGACGGGCGGTTCGGATTCGAAGACTATGTGGATGTGCTGCAGCGCTGCATCCGGCATATCGGCCCGGATGTGAATGTGCTGGCGATCTGCCAGCCGGCGCCGGCCTCGATTGTCGCCGTCTCGATGATGGCCGAAGCCAAGGATCCGCTGACGCCGAAGAACCTCATCATCATGGGCGGTCCGGTCGATACCCGTGTCGGCACCACGGAGGTGACGCGTCTTGCCCAATCGCATCCGCTGTCGAGTTTCGAGACGGCCGCGATCCATAACGTGCCGCCGATGCATCCCGGCAATGGCCGCCGCGTCTATCCGGGCCTGTTGCAGCTTACCGGGTTCATGTCGCTGAACCCAGACCGGCATTTGAAGGCACATATCGATTTCCTCTGGGCCCATGCCAAGGGTGACGACCAGTTCGCCCGTGCGCATCGGCGCTTCTATGAGGAATATCTTGCCGTCATGGATCTCGACGCGCAGTTCTACCTCGATACCGTCAGCATCGTGTTCCAGGAACATGCGCTGATGAAGGGCCGCCTCAAGCATCGCGGGCAGCTGGTAAACCCGAAGGCCATCCGCAATGTCGGCCTGATGACGGTCGAAGGTGGCCGCGACGACATCACGGGTGTCGGCCAATGCCATGCGGCACAGATCCTCTGCTCCAGCATTCCGGACAAGCTGCGCCTCGAGGTGACCGAGCCCAAGGTCGGGCATTACGGCCTCTTCAGCGGCCGGTCCTGGCGCGAACGCATCAGCCCGGCGGTCGGCGCCTTCATCCGAGGGAACAAGGTGGCGTGAAAAAGGCTCCGACAAAGGAGCCTTTCTGGAAGACGACGCCATTCTCCAAGATGACGCCGGCACAATGGGAGAGTCTGTGCGACGGCTGCGGCAAATGCTGCCTCGTGAAGCTCCGCGACGCCGACACCAACCAGGTGCTCTTCACCAACATCGCCTGCAAGCAGCTCGACCTCAGGAGCTGCCAGTGCAAGGACTATAAGAACCGCAAGAGCATCGTGCCGGACTGCGTTCAGCTGGGTCCGCGCAATATCGGGCGCATCGATTGGCTGCCGGAAACCTGCGCCTACAAGCTGGTGCAGCGCGGCGAGGATCTCGCCTGGTGGCATCCGCTGGTTTCAGGCGACCCGCGCACGGTCCACCAAGCCGGGATATCCGTGCGCCGCAAGGCGATTTCGGAAACCAATGCCGGCGAGCCGGAAGATCATATCGTCGATTGGATTAGTGCGGCGGATTGAGGGGCGCCGATCTTAGGCGTCATCCCTGGGCAGCCACGGAATACGGGCGACCTCGATGCCCTCTTCCGACAATTCCTTGTGCTGCTCTTCGCTGGCTTCACCAAATATCCCTCGGGCATCGGATTCGCCGTAATGGATCTTGCGCGCTTCCTCGGCAAATTTGTCGCCGACATAGTCGCAATTGGCCTCGACCTGGCGACGCACCTCGGTGAGCTGGTCGCGCATGGTCTTAGCGAGAACCGCCATGTTCTGCGCCGGGATTTTCTTGTCGCCCTTGGCGGAAATACGGGGCGCCATCAGGGCCTTCGTGACTTTGCGGTCACCGCATTCCGGGCATTCGACCAGCTTGCGCGCCAGCTGCCGGTCGGCTGTCGTGCCATCCCGGAACCAGATATCGAAGGTGTGGCCCGTGCCACAATTGAGTTGAAAGACGATCATGATCTGAAAAGCTCGCAAATCCCGCGCCAGTTACGACCCTTCCAGGATCGCTGAGATAGGTTAAGAATATAGGGACGAGGCGCAAAAATGCCAGCACCCCGGACCTTTCATGGCATGTCTTTGACAAATGCGTGTGATGTGACAGACACAACCCTGAATTCCCCACCCGCGCCTTGGGTCGCCCAATGGGCGCCCGCCCTGGTCCTCGGCGGCACCATCCTCGATCTTGCGGCCGGTGGCGGAAGACATACCCATTACCTGAGTGCCCGCGGGCATCCGGTCGTCGCCGTCGACCGCGATGTCACGGCGTTGCAGGCGCGGAACCTGCCACGGGGTGTCGAAATTCGGTCGGCGGATCTGGAGGACGGGACACCCTGGCCCTTCGCGGGACAGACATTTGCCGGAATCGTGGTGACAAACTATCTGCATCGGCCGCTGCTGCCGCAGCTTGCCGCTGCGCTGGAGCCGGGCGGTTTGCTGATCTATGAAACCTTCGCCCTGGGCAATGAACGCTTCGGCAGTCCGAGCAACCCGGCCTTCCTGCTGCGGCCCGGCGAATTGCTGGCCTTTGCGGAAACGAGCGGACTGACGGTACTGGGCTATTTCAACGGGGAAGCGAGCCAGCCGCGGCCGGCCGTGATCCAGCGTCTGGCCGCCCGCGCGCCTATCTGACGCCGACGGCCGTGTCGCGCAGCTTCAGGAGCAGCACGGAACCGACCAGCACCAACGCGCTGACGTTCGAGAAGATGAGCGAGGCCGAACCGATCACCACGCCATAGGTCAGCCACATGATCTGGCCGGCGAACATCATCAGATACATGGTGAGAGAAACGTCCCGCGCCGAGCCCAAGCGCCAAATGCGCAGCGCCTGCGGCAGGAAGCTCAATGTCGTGAGGCAGGCGGCAACGATGCCGATCGCTTCGACCCAGAATTCACCCGGATTGGCCATGATCTGATGCTTGTCAGCTCTTGCCGGCTTTGGACTGTTGGCCGCCGGGATGTTGGCCCTTCACCAGCTTCTCGATGCGGTAGCGGCACATGGCATCGTCGACCGTCGACCAGGCATGACGCGACCAAGCCGTCTTGGCATCGTCGAAGGTATCGAAGGGACCGAACCACTGCTCGCCGCCACCGGGTGCTGGCTCAGTAAACGTGGTATCGCAATAGGGGCCGCCCACGACCCAGTAGCAGATCTCGCCGCCCTCTTCCTCGATCCGGTAGCGGGCATTGGCGTGGTCGACGGTTTCCCAGGCCCGCTTCTGCCACGCGGCCTTGGCTTCCTCATAGGTGGTGAAAGGGCCGATGCGCTCTTCCTTGCCACCACCCTGGATACGGTCGAAATTCGTGTCGGCATAATCGCCACCGATCACCCAGAAACGCGTCATAATGGATGCGCTTTCCTCGCTTGCGGCCAATCCGATAGGCGGCCGCTCGAAACCTTGCTAACTGGCTCATTCTTAACTGGATTTCGAGTCGGCGGCAAAGCATAAATCAGCCAAAGCGCACACGGCGCGATTCGCATTTGAGGCAATGACGGCATGACCCAGAATATGCGACCGACGGATTTCAAGGCGATTTATGATCGCTTTCAGGCGAATGTATCGCGCTTCGACTGCGGCCGCTTCTGTGCGCCCCTCAACAACGGACAGCCGGTCTGCTGCGACACTACCCACGCCATCCCGGTGGTCGACAAGCCGGAATTCGCGCTGCTCAAAAGCCGCACCGACCTGTGGACTCGTTTCAAGCCGCATGACGCCACGGCGCGCAACATCGTCTCTGGCCTGCACAAGGATTGCGTCGCCGTCGAATGCAAGGGCGCGCGCTTTTGCGAGCGGGACAACCGGACATTGGCCTGCCGTGCCTTCCCCTTTTATCCCTATTTCGACCGCAAGGGTGAACTGCTGGGCCTCGGCACCTATTGGATCTTCGCCGACCGCTGCTGGCTGATGTCGAACATGCAGGTGGTGGAGCGGGACTTCATCAAGGAATTCATCGCCGCCTATGAATACGTGTTCGAGCGCGACACCGGCGAATTGCAGGCGATGAAGGACCATTCCGCCAACCACCGCCGCGTTGCCACCCGCAACAATCAACCGATCGTTCTCATCGCCCGCGATGGCGGTTTCATCAAGATCATGCCGCGCACCCATGAGGTGCGCCCGGCGACCGAACGCGACATCGTGAAGACGGGGCCATATAAAAATCCCCGCGCCTACGCCAAGGCCGTCAAAGAAGCAGGCGGCGAACTGCCGGCGCAGTCGCCCTTTATCGGCTAGGGCGCCATGGATCTGCTGCCGCACAATCTCAACACCCTGCGCAGCTTTCCCAGCGCCTTGCGCGATTTGCTGTCCGGCATTCCAGCGCCAGCGCTCGATTGGCAGCCAGCCTCGTGGGAGGGCATCCCCAGCGAAAGCCTCACCATCCGCCAGCAGATCTGCCACATGCGCGACATCGAGGCGGACGGCTACACACAGCGCTTCCAGCGCCTGCTCAACGAGAACAACCCGGTCCTGGAATCGATCGATGGCTATGCATTGGTCGAGGCACGGCAGTATGACCGGACTGATTTGGCGACGGCACTCGACGCCTTCGAGGCCGCGCGCGAGCGCACCATGGTCATCCTGGACCGGCTGACGCCACCGGACCTTGCGCGGCGCGGGACTTTCGAGGGATATGGGCCGGTCACCGTCCGTGGCCTCGTCCATTTCCTGTGCAGCCATGATCAGCAGCATTTGGCCGGCATTCAATGGCTGCTCGGCATGAAGGACGCTGCGTGATCTGCCCGATCGACCGCCAGCATTCCGGGGCTCTCCATGCTGCATCTCGACGCTGAACGTATCCACGGCCTCTCGGATTATCCGGGGCTCGTTTCCGCGCTCAAAGACATGAACAAGCGCGGCGTCGATCTCATCGACCGGATGCTGCTTAGCCAGCCGACGCGGCCGCAGGGCCAGAACGATTGGTTGCTGCTGCCGGCCTGGAGCTTCGATCGGTATTTCGGCATCAAGTTGGTGAGCGTGTTTCCCGACAACCCGCAACAGGGCCATCCGGCTGTCCAAGGTATTTATGCCTTGTTCGAGGGCCGCAAAGGCGCTGCGATCGCGACGCTGGACGGTGCAGCATTGACGCTGGTCAAGACCGCCGCCAATTCCGCCATGGCATCCGATCTGTTGAGCCGCAAGGATTCGCACACCCTGCTGGTCTGCGGGGGCGGTGCCTTGGCACCTCATCTCATCGCGGCGCACTGCGCCATGCGGCCGATCAAGCGCGTGCTGTGGTGGAACCGCCGCCCCGAAACCCTCGATCTGGCCCCCTTGCGGGCGGCTGGTCTGCCGGTCGAGGTCGTCACCGAGCTTGCCGTCGCCGCGGCCCAGGCCGATATCATCTCCACCGCCACCCGCGCCACAGCTCCCCTTATAGAGGGCACCTGGCTGAAGCCTGGCTGCCATCTCGATCTCGTCGGCGGCTATCTTCCCGAGATGCGTGAGGCGGATGATGCAGCCTTTCGAAGGGCTCCGCGGCATTACATAGACGCGCGCCTGACCACCGTGGGCGTCGCGGGCGACATCTGCGCGCCGCTGGCGGCAGGCCTGACCAGTGAAGACGCCCTCATCGACATGTTCCAGCTCAATCGCGGGGAACGGCCCGGCCGGCAGGACGACCAGGAGATCACCTGGTTCAAATCGGGCGGCGGCGGGCATGAGGATTTAGCGGTCGCACAGTACCTTTATGAACGAGATTGTGGCGCAAATTGAAAAATTTGGCCGCTTTCCGAGCATTCCCAATACATCCATCGGTTATGGTGATATTCGATAATGATGGCTGGCAAGGGCGTGCTTTTATGCTCTAGTTAGTCAGTTGAGCCACTGACACCCGGCTTGTACCGGGGTCCGGCAAATGACCGGAAAGGGCTCCAGGGATGGCTGAGGGGGACAATGCTGGCATTTCTGTCCAAGCGAATAGCTTTGCTTGCCTTCACGATGCTTGTGGTTTCGGCGCTGGTCTTCGCAGCGTTCGAATTCACCCCAGGCCAAGTGGCGCGCAAGGTGCTGGGTCCATTCGCAACCCAGGATCAGGTTGACCGTCTGACCGAGGAAATGGGGCTTAATCGTCCCGTGGTGGTGCGTTATGGCGAGTGGCTCGGCAAGACGCTGACCGGCAATCTCGGCTATTCCACGCTCTACAAGACGGACGTCAACAACATCATCGGCGACCGGCTGAAGAACACGTTGCTGCTGGCCGGTGTCGCCTTCGCCATCATCGTGCCGCTCTCGATCATCCTTGGCATCAGCGCCGGCATGCGAGAAGGCTCGTTCCTGGACCGAAGTATCTCGGTGGCGAGTATCGTCACCACATCCGTACCCGAATTTGCCTCCGGCGTTTTCCTTGCCAGTATCTTCGTCATCTGGCTGGGCTGGCTGCCCGGTACATCGCCACTTGATACCGGAGCGGGCTGGTCGATCTGGCAGCAATTGGTCCTGCCGGTTGCGGTGATGGTGCTCTATGACCTTGGCTATGTCGTGCGCATGGTGCGCGCGTCGATGGTCGAGGTGATGACGCGGCCCTATATCCGCACCGCGATCCTCAAGGGCATGCGCTTCCGCACCGTGATCATGAAGCATGCCTTGCGCAACGCCATGATCGCGCCCTTCACGGTCATCCTGCTGCAGCTCAACTACCTTGTCACCGGCGTCGTCGTGGTCGAGGCGGTGTTCGCCTATCCGGGCTTCGGCCGCATGCTGCTGGAGGCGGCCCTGGCACAGGACGTCGCCGTGGTCGAGGCCGGTGCGCTCTTTGCCGTCATGATCTCGGTCTTTACCCAGATCGCCGGCGATCTCGGTTACATGATGCTCAACCCACGCATCCGCTTCTCGTAACGGCCATTCTCTGAAAGGTATGGGCAGGCATGGCTAACGACGGTATCATCGCGCTGACCTGGAACCGGGTGCGCCTTCTGAAGGAATCGCCGATCGGCATGATCGGCGTGTTCCTGGTGGTCTTCTGGATCGTGGTGGCGATCTTCGCCCCGCTGCTCTCCCCGTTCGACCCCAATACCAGCAACATGGACGCCCTCATCGACCCGACGCCCAGTGCCGTGAACTGGCTGGGCACGGACAATCAGGGGCGGGATATCCTGTCGCGCATCATCTGGGGGTCGCGCACGGTGCTGGCCGTGGCGCCCGTCGCGGTGCTGGCAGCCTATATCGTCGGTTGCCTCATGGGGCTCATCGCCGGCTATTACCGCGGCTGGGTCGATCAGCTGGTCAACCGCATCTCAGATATCGTCCTCTCCTTCCCGGCGATCGTGCTCTACATCATCGTCATCATGAAGCTCGGCCCCAGCGGCATCAACATCGTGCTGGCGGTCATCTTCATCTCGGCACCGCAGATCACCCGCATCGTGCGCGGCATGACGCTGGAACTGCGCGAGCGTGAATATGTGGCGGCCGCCAAGATGCGCGGCGAATCCGCCCTCTACATCATGCTGGTCGAGATTCTGCCCAATGCGCGCGGGCCGCTCATTGTCGATGCCTGCCTGCGCATGGGCTATACCACGATCGCCATCGGCGTTCTCGGCTTCCTCGGCCTCGGCCTGCCGCCGCCCGATCCGGACTGGGGCGGCATGGTCAAGGACACCTATGCGATGATGTCGATCTATCCGCACATGTCGCTGTTTCCTGCCGGCGCCATCACGTCGCTTGTCGTGGGCTTCAGCCTGCTGGCTGATGGCATGCGCGAGATCAGCATTCGCGATTGATAAATAAGGGATCGCCAGATGAGCAGCAGCGCCGCCGCCACATTGGACCGCCCGCAAGAAGGTCAGGCCAAGAAGCCGATCCTGGAATTGCGCAACGTCTCGATCTCGTATTTCGTCCGAGCCGGCGAATTGAAGGTCGTGCCCAATATCAGCCTGACGCTTTACGAAGGTGAGGCGCTCGGCCTCGTCGGCGAATCCGGCTGCGGTAAGTCGACGGTGGCCTTCGCCATCATGAAATATCTGGGTGGTGCCGGCCGCATCACCGGTGGCGAGATCCTGTTCGAAGGCCGCGACATGACCAAGATGTCGGATGCCGAGCTGCGCAGCATCCGCGGTGGCCGCATGGCGATGGTCTATCAGGACCCGATGAGCAG
The genomic region above belongs to Dongia rigui and contains:
- a CDS encoding polyhydroxyalkanoate depolymerase, whose product is MLYHAIEAQYLALTPFRLAADTWRDLLAHPHNPLSETTLLRAGAAACEIIGRATRRHGRPEFGITTVTVDGEAVPVREKLIHGEPFCRLVQFERVLAKPRKDPKILLVAPLSGHFATLVRDTIESLLTSHDVYVTDWQDAREVPLSDGRFGFEDYVDVLQRCIRHIGPDVNVLAICQPAPASIVAVSMMAEAKDPLTPKNLIIMGGPVDTRVGTTEVTRLAQSHPLSSFETAAIHNVPPMHPGNGRRVYPGLLQLTGFMSLNPDRHLKAHIDFLWAHAKGDDQFARAHRRFYEEYLAVMDLDAQFYLDTVSIVFQEHALMKGRLKHRGQLVNPKAIRNVGLMTVEGGRDDITGVGQCHAAQILCSSIPDKLRLEVTEPKVGHYGLFSGRSWRERISPAVGAFIRGNKVA
- a CDS encoding ABC transporter permease, which gives rise to MLAFLSKRIALLAFTMLVVSALVFAAFEFTPGQVARKVLGPFATQDQVDRLTEEMGLNRPVVVRYGEWLGKTLTGNLGYSTLYKTDVNNIIGDRLKNTLLLAGVAFAIIVPLSIILGISAGMREGSFLDRSISVASIVTTSVPEFASGVFLASIFVIWLGWLPGTSPLDTGAGWSIWQQLVLPVAVMVLYDLGYVVRMVRASMVEVMTRPYIRTAILKGMRFRTVIMKHALRNAMIAPFTVILLQLNYLVTGVVVVEAVFAYPGFGRMLLEAALAQDVAVVEAGALFAVMISVFTQIAGDLGYMMLNPRIRFS
- a CDS encoding SemiSWEET family sugar transporter, giving the protein MANPGEFWVEAIGIVAACLTTLSFLPQALRIWRLGSARDVSLTMYLMMFAGQIMWLTYGVVIGSASLIFSNVSALVLVGSVLLLKLRDTAVGVR
- a CDS encoding DUF4170 domain-containing protein; the encoded protein is MTRFWVIGGDYADTNFDRIQGGGKEERIGPFTTYEEAKAAWQKRAWETVDHANARYRIEEEGGEICYWVVGGPYCDTTFTEPAPGGGEQWFGPFDTFDDAKTAWSRHAWSTVDDAMCRYRIEKLVKGQHPGGQQSKAGKS
- a CDS encoding ABC transporter permease gives rise to the protein MANDGIIALTWNRVRLLKESPIGMIGVFLVVFWIVVAIFAPLLSPFDPNTSNMDALIDPTPSAVNWLGTDNQGRDILSRIIWGSRTVLAVAPVAVLAAYIVGCLMGLIAGYYRGWVDQLVNRISDIVLSFPAIVLYIIVIMKLGPSGINIVLAVIFISAPQITRIVRGMTLELREREYVAAAKMRGESALYIMLVEILPNARGPLIVDACLRMGYTTIAIGVLGFLGLGLPPPDPDWGGMVKDTYAMMSIYPHMSLFPAGAITSLVVGFSLLADGMREISIRD
- a CDS encoding ornithine cyclodeaminase family protein (catalyzes the formation of L-proline from L-ornithine), producing the protein MLHLDAERIHGLSDYPGLVSALKDMNKRGVDLIDRMLLSQPTRPQGQNDWLLLPAWSFDRYFGIKLVSVFPDNPQQGHPAVQGIYALFEGRKGAAIATLDGAALTLVKTAANSAMASDLLSRKDSHTLLVCGGGALAPHLIAAHCAMRPIKRVLWWNRRPETLDLAPLRAAGLPVEVVTELAVAAAQADIISTATRATAPLIEGTWLKPGCHLDLVGGYLPEMREADDAAFRRAPRHYIDARLTTVGVAGDICAPLAAGLTSEDALIDMFQLNRGERPGRQDDQEITWFKSGGGGHEDLAVAQYLYERDCGAN
- a CDS encoding DinB family protein, with translation MDLLPHNLNTLRSFPSALRDLLSGIPAPALDWQPASWEGIPSESLTIRQQICHMRDIEADGYTQRFQRLLNENNPVLESIDGYALVEARQYDRTDLATALDAFEAARERTMVILDRLTPPDLARRGTFEGYGPVTVRGLVHFLCSHDQQHLAGIQWLLGMKDAA
- a CDS encoding class I SAM-dependent methyltransferase, coding for MTDTTLNSPPAPWVAQWAPALVLGGTILDLAAGGGRHTHYLSARGHPVVAVDRDVTALQARNLPRGVEIRSADLEDGTPWPFAGQTFAGIVVTNYLHRPLLPQLAAALEPGGLLIYETFALGNERFGSPSNPAFLLRPGELLAFAETSGLTVLGYFNGEASQPRPAVIQRLAARAPI
- a CDS encoding YcgN family cysteine cluster protein, whose translation is MKKAPTKEPFWKTTPFSKMTPAQWESLCDGCGKCCLVKLRDADTNQVLFTNIACKQLDLRSCQCKDYKNRKSIVPDCVQLGPRNIGRIDWLPETCAYKLVQRGEDLAWWHPLVSGDPRTVHQAGISVRRKAISETNAGEPEDHIVDWISAAD
- a CDS encoding DUF1178 family protein — translated: MIVFQLNCGTGHTFDIWFRDGTTADRQLARKLVECPECGDRKVTKALMAPRISAKGDKKIPAQNMAVLAKTMRDQLTEVRRQVEANCDYVGDKFAEEARKIHYGESDARGIFGEASEEQHKELSEEGIEVARIPWLPRDDA